The following coding sequences are from one Sulfurospirillum tamanense window:
- a CDS encoding flagellin B has protein sequence MSFRINTNVSAMNAHTSSVANNRNLSGSLAKLSSGLRINTAADDASGMAIADSLRSQASALGQAINNANDAISMAQTADKAMDEQLKILDTIKVKATQAAQDGQNANSRKALQADIKRLTEQLDNIAGQTTFNGKSLLSGSFTNAQFQVGAYSGQTVSMSIGATSSDKIGQTRFETSDMGGTLTSSAVVTFTDVRGNTTDFEGVVISTSAGTGIGALAEVINKNSDLTGVTASWSLTQTSSAAVTSGSVSTLTINGIIVAESLDVEANDRSGVLVDAINQYKETTGVTASVDARGNLELTSTDGRAIEASGFGGVEGGDIEGTFTGRLTLMSAGAADIQMTIAGAADLDTSGANEKSVSLRDMMSEIDNDTAEAMGAFANDNVMGATDELGAGVTTFTGAQAMMKVAQSAQEKLDSIRADIGSAQNQLVATVNNISVTQVNVKAAESQIRDVDFAAESASFSKFNILAQSGSYAMSQANAVQQNVLRLLQ, from the coding sequence ATGAGTTTCCGTATTAACACCAACGTATCGGCGATGAACGCCCACACGTCTAGCGTTGCCAACAACCGTAACCTTTCGGGTTCTTTGGCGAAACTTTCCTCAGGTTTGAGAATCAACACTGCCGCTGATGATGCATCAGGTATGGCTATTGCTGACTCTCTTCGTTCACAAGCAAGTGCACTTGGTCAGGCTATCAACAACGCAAATGACGCGATTTCGATGGCACAAACTGCCGACAAGGCGATGGACGAGCAATTAAAAATCCTCGACACCATCAAAGTCAAAGCAACCCAAGCGGCACAAGATGGCCAAAATGCTAACTCACGTAAAGCCCTTCAAGCGGACATCAAACGTCTTACTGAGCAACTTGACAACATTGCAGGTCAAACAACCTTTAACGGCAAAAGCTTGCTTTCAGGTTCGTTTACCAATGCTCAGTTTCAAGTGGGTGCTTACAGCGGCCAAACGGTTAGTATGTCTATTGGTGCAACTAGCTCCGATAAAATCGGCCAAACCCGTTTTGAAACTAGTGATATGGGTGGAACCCTAACGAGTTCTGCTGTTGTAACATTTACCGATGTACGCGGCAACACAACTGACTTTGAAGGTGTTGTTATTTCTACAAGTGCAGGTACAGGTATCGGTGCTTTGGCAGAAGTCATTAACAAAAACTCTGACCTTACAGGTGTAACAGCAAGTTGGAGCTTGACACAAACCAGTTCAGCAGCCGTCACTTCAGGCTCAGTGTCCACCTTGACTATTAACGGCATTATTGTTGCTGAGAGCCTTGATGTCGAGGCCAATGACCGCAGTGGGGTGCTTGTAGATGCGATTAACCAGTATAAGGAAACAACAGGCGTTACAGCAAGCGTAGATGCTCGCGGTAATCTTGAACTAACCTCTACTGATGGTCGCGCTATCGAGGCTTCTGGTTTTGGTGGTGTTGAGGGTGGTGATATTGAAGGTACCTTTACAGGACGTTTAACACTCATGAGCGCAGGTGCGGCGGATATTCAAATGACTATCGCGGGCGCAGCTGACCTTGACACATCAGGCGCGAACGAGAAAAGTGTAAGTCTTCGCGATATGATGAGCGAGATTGACAATGACACTGCCGAAGCAATGGGCGCTTTTGCTAACGACAATGTAATGGGTGCAACTGATGAGCTAGGTGCAGGTGTTACTACCTTTACAGGCGCACAAGCGATGATGAAAGTAGCGCAATCTGCTCAAGAAAAACTTGACAGCATCCGTGCGGACATCGGTTCTGCTCAAAACCAATTGGTAGCAACCGTGAACAACATCTCTGTAACACAAGTAAACGTGAAAGCGGCTGAATCTCAGATTCGCGACGTTGACTTTGCTGCTGAGTCTGCGAGCTTCTCTAAGTTTAACATCCTTGCACAATCAGGAAGTTATGCCATGAGCCAAGCTAACGCGGTACAGCAAAACGTACTCAGACTACTTCAGTAG
- a CDS encoding acyltransferase, with the protein MVVVKRKGNIQIETPRTISLKSLFYCDGKYIKIGKNTIVREYAYIRLYGGSVEIGEDCSINPFCVIYGHGGLFIGNNVRIAAHCTIIPANHIYKDPNKPISQQGETRLGIKIHDDVWIGTGVRILDGVEIGEGSVVAAGSVVVKSIPPYSVVAGVPAKIIKKRKINDMAGESIDNY; encoded by the coding sequence ATGGTGGTGGTTAAAAGAAAAGGAAATATTCAGATTGAAACACCTCGGACCATAAGTTTGAAATCACTATTTTATTGTGATGGCAAATATATTAAAATTGGAAAAAACACCATCGTTAGGGAATATGCTTATATCCGCCTGTATGGGGGAAGTGTTGAGATAGGGGAAGATTGTTCAATAAATCCATTTTGTGTTATTTATGGACACGGTGGACTTTTTATTGGAAATAATGTCAGAATAGCAGCACATTGTACAATAATACCAGCAAACCATATCTATAAAGATCCCAATAAGCCGATTTCTCAACAAGGAGAGACACGTTTGGGAATTAAAATCCATGATGATGTATGGATTGGCACAGGGGTTAGAATACTGGATGGAGTTGAAATTGGAGAGGGCAGTGTTGTGGCAGCGGGTAGCGTCGTTGTTAAAAGTATCCCGCCATATTCTGTTGTTGCTGGGGTTCCTGCAAAAATAATAAAAAAAAGAAAAATTAATGATATGGCGGGAGAGAGTATTGACAACTATTAA
- a CDS encoding glycosyltransferase family 2 protein, translating to MILSVIIPTKDRSSLLAKALGSIERQTLPEKLFEILVIDNGSADNTREIVKQYEAKIENLRYFYDATAGLHTGRHVGLRESRADLLVYLDDDVELFPNHLCSVLESFEDKCVALVGGKNLPVFEENPPAWLLSMWRKEGMVGQLSVLDLGDKMKEIDSSFVWGCNFSVRKSVLYLANGFHPDAFPQEFIRLRGDGESHVSDYVKENGYKTIYNPGASVYHFVSKERMTEEYFCKRMFNQGISNSYSKLRKYQKFSDLKNRFEKKIIPPMTLEDKMNNAYLDGYIFHQIECLKDAELLKWVLKERYFE from the coding sequence GTGATCTTAAGTGTTATAATACCCACCAAAGACAGATCAAGCCTATTGGCAAAAGCCCTAGGAAGTATTGAAAGACAAACACTTCCTGAAAAATTATTTGAAATACTTGTGATTGATAACGGTTCTGCTGACAATACCAGAGAAATCGTCAAACAATATGAAGCCAAAATTGAAAATTTAAGATATTTTTATGATGCTACTGCTGGCCTGCACACGGGAAGACATGTAGGATTGAGAGAATCTAGAGCCGATCTACTGGTATATCTTGATGATGATGTTGAGTTATTCCCTAATCACTTATGCAGCGTTTTGGAATCATTTGAAGACAAGTGTGTGGCCTTGGTTGGAGGAAAAAACCTGCCTGTTTTTGAAGAAAATCCTCCAGCATGGCTTTTGTCAATGTGGAGAAAGGAAGGCATGGTAGGACAGTTGAGTGTTCTTGATTTGGGTGATAAAATGAAAGAAATAGACTCCTCTTTTGTTTGGGGCTGCAACTTCTCTGTTAGAAAATCAGTGCTATATTTGGCAAACGGCTTCCATCCTGATGCTTTTCCCCAGGAGTTTATTAGGCTTCGAGGGGACGGGGAAAGCCATGTGTCGGACTATGTGAAGGAAAATGGCTATAAAACAATATATAACCCAGGCGCAAGTGTTTATCATTTTGTATCAAAAGAGCGAATGACGGAAGAGTATTTTTGCAAAAGAATGTTTAATCAGGGCATTTCAAATTCGTACTCAAAGCTAAGAAAGTATCAAAAGTTTAGTGATTTGAAAAATAGGTTTGAAAAAAAAATTATCCCCCCAATGACCTTAGAAGATAAAATGAATAATGCCTATCTTGATGGATATATTTTTCATCAAATTGAATGTTTGAAGGATGCTGAATTATTAAAATGGGTTTTGAAGGAAAGGTATTTTGAATAA
- a CDS encoding class I SAM-dependent methyltransferase, whose protein sequence is MNLNKLIIKPTLQCTADCFGCVSRRSLHKEKRKLEQVTLWRWKEILEEAVALGCRNLEISGGEPTLYKNLLEIIELGKRLGLHVHMNTNGSMINDAYAEKLMESGLDSIMLSLYSHDANTLDSMRRSKGLWKKATATAAAINKARIRFPNFNFYTQTILCRENFKDFNHLIALHYSIGSDRMAISYLEGDFQKKFLLKKDEIKYFRETVIPKSISLVSELGIYNKREAVGALKMLYAEEISTLDDFSQGIYWKNKKCSVPSSSALILSNGDIHPCNIVEYAHKPIMGNIIKNNLTDLWNSDLWNQYRIHLHEKCELCPMNIHTSLGLNEFKFTRMTQEELDKLNILAGSLPSSSNIVEIGSYYGASSLAIAKGISLKENAILFCIDTWKNTSMSESDKDIYEEFLVNIDTHKHLIRPIRGYSHNVHNQIKHLAKSGIDMLFIDGDHSYEGVKRDWDLYSPMLKSGSVVIFHDVGWAEGVKKVIRENVKPVVFKESNFELPNMYWAWIK, encoded by the coding sequence TTGAATTTAAATAAACTTATTATTAAGCCAACATTACAGTGCACGGCCGATTGTTTTGGGTGTGTTTCTAGACGTTCTTTGCATAAAGAAAAGCGAAAACTAGAACAAGTAACCCTATGGCGGTGGAAAGAAATTTTAGAAGAAGCGGTTGCTCTGGGTTGCAGGAATCTTGAAATCAGTGGGGGAGAGCCCACTCTATATAAAAATTTATTAGAAATAATTGAGCTAGGAAAAAGGCTTGGTTTACATGTGCATATGAATACAAATGGGAGCATGATTAATGATGCTTATGCTGAAAAATTAATGGAATCAGGACTTGATAGCATTATGCTGTCTCTATATAGCCACGATGCAAATACTCTAGATTCCATGAGGAGAAGCAAGGGTCTGTGGAAAAAAGCTACAGCTACAGCAGCAGCAATAAATAAGGCAAGAATAAGGTTCCCAAACTTTAACTTTTACACTCAAACCATATTGTGTCGAGAAAATTTTAAAGATTTTAATCATCTGATAGCGTTGCATTATAGTATCGGTTCAGACAGAATGGCAATCTCTTATCTGGAGGGGGATTTCCAAAAAAAATTTTTACTTAAAAAGGATGAAATTAAGTATTTTCGAGAAACAGTTATTCCCAAAAGCATTAGTTTAGTTAGTGAGCTTGGGATTTATAATAAAAGAGAGGCTGTTGGTGCTTTAAAAATGTTATATGCTGAAGAGATTAGTACTCTTGATGATTTCTCTCAAGGCATTTACTGGAAAAATAAAAAGTGTTCTGTTCCGTCCAGCTCGGCATTAATTCTTTCAAATGGCGATATTCACCCATGCAATATTGTGGAATACGCCCATAAACCTATTATGGGAAATATCATAAAAAATAACTTAACCGATTTATGGAATTCGGACTTGTGGAATCAGTATCGAATTCATTTGCATGAAAAATGTGAACTTTGTCCAATGAATATTCACACCTCGCTTGGGCTTAATGAATTTAAATTTACTAGAATGACCCAAGAAGAGCTTGATAAATTAAATATTTTGGCAGGTTCTCTCCCTAGCTCAAGTAATATTGTTGAGATTGGTTCTTATTACGGCGCATCATCCTTGGCTATTGCAAAAGGAATTAGCCTAAAAGAAAATGCAATACTTTTTTGTATTGACACGTGGAAAAACACATCAATGTCGGAAAGTGATAAAGATATTTATGAGGAATTTTTAGTAAACATAGATACACATAAGCACTTGATTAGGCCAATTAGGGGGTATAGTCACAATGTGCACAATCAGATAAAACATCTTGCAAAAAGTGGAATCGATATGCTTTTTATTGATGGTGATCACTCGTATGAAGGCGTTAAGAGGGATTGGGACTTGTACTCTCCCATGCTAAAAAGTGGTTCTGTGGTTATTTTTCATGATGTTGGATGGGCCGAAGGGGTAAAAAAAGTTATAAGAGAAAATGTGAAACCCGTTGTATTTAAGGAGTCAAATTTTGAACTACCAAATATGTATTGGGCCTGGATAAAGTGA
- a CDS encoding YfcE family phosphodiesterase: MTLGVLSDSHRRSDLAKFCIDTLIENGAEFLLHAGDIVEEKTLKLLEKCGVPYKAVLGNNDMHLYNLADTYALVQEPHSFTHKGLHVKLMHHPFYLTPEGADLVVYGHTHFFEASLNNGTFFLNPGEVCARKKEACECALLHVNTPRWDVTRFTCKPDKRVWKKEYWAFSS; the protein is encoded by the coding sequence GTGACGCTAGGGGTTTTATCTGATTCGCACCGCCGAAGTGATTTAGCGAAGTTTTGCATCGACACACTCATTGAAAATGGAGCGGAGTTTTTGTTGCACGCGGGCGACATCGTAGAGGAGAAAACGTTGAAACTCTTGGAAAAATGCGGCGTTCCCTACAAGGCAGTTCTGGGTAACAACGACATGCATTTATACAATCTTGCAGACACTTACGCCCTCGTGCAAGAGCCCCACAGTTTCACCCACAAAGGCTTACATGTAAAGCTTATGCACCACCCTTTTTACCTCACACCAGAGGGGGCAGATTTGGTCGTGTATGGGCATACGCATTTTTTTGAAGCCTCGCTAAACAATGGCACATTTTTTCTCAACCCTGGGGAAGTGTGTGCTAGAAAAAAAGAGGCGTGCGAATGCGCTCTTTTACATGTAAACACTCCGCGATGGGACGTAACACGCTTTACATGTAAACCCGACAAGCGGGTCTGGAAAAAAGAGTACTGGGCCTTTAGTTCATGA
- the topA gene encoding type I DNA topoisomerase, with product MKHLIIVESPTKAKTIKNFLGKEYEVIASKGHVRDLPKSSFGIKIEEGTFKPEYRVAKENAKIVSEIKAKAKASDTVFIATDEDREGEAIGYHIAMAIGKEPEELPRIVFHEITKTAIIHALENPRKLDIQSINAQQTRRLLDRIVGYKLSPLLASKIQKGLSAGRVQSSALKIVVDREREIRAFKPEEYWSLDALFNGNVEAQLVEFEGQKIDKMTISQGDRARYIETNLKEETYTVGTIETKARKTSSPPPFMTSTLQQTASSMLGFSPKKTMMLAQSLYEGVKTHQGTQGVITYMRTDSLSLAKEAVDKAREHIKSTYGTAYLPAKPAFYSTKSKGAQEAHEAIRPTVIDFTPEVAAKFLDKDELRLYTLIYTRFLACQMTDAQFESQTVFFTCNKGVFKASGRKLVFDGFYKVYGNSDKDKLLPTLTTGDRAFLDSLVANQHFTEPPARYSEASLIKKLESLGIGRPSTYAPTVSLLTARDYINVEKKQLVPTDTAFVVIELLEKNFAEIVDSNFTSSMEEKLDEIAENSRDWQHVLSEFYGPFIAQIEEGKKNIASQKVAIPTGEDCPECGAPLLQRKGRYGEFIACSAFPKCKYSKNLAASPKAAPAKLDVPCPECGGDILQRSSRRGKFYGCANYPKCTFISTYEPTATPCPECGYLMAAKTLRGKALLECIKCKHKVIPE from the coding sequence TTGAAACACTTAATCATCGTCGAATCCCCCACAAAAGCCAAAACCATCAAAAACTTTTTGGGCAAAGAGTACGAAGTTATCGCCTCCAAAGGTCATGTGCGTGACCTTCCCAAAAGCAGTTTTGGCATCAAAATCGAAGAGGGCACTTTCAAGCCCGAATACCGCGTCGCCAAAGAAAATGCCAAAATCGTCAGCGAAATCAAAGCCAAAGCCAAAGCAAGCGACACCGTTTTTATCGCGACGGATGAGGACCGCGAAGGAGAAGCCATCGGCTACCACATTGCCATGGCCATTGGCAAGGAGCCTGAAGAATTACCCCGCATTGTCTTTCACGAAATCACCAAAACCGCTATCATCCACGCCCTTGAAAACCCTAGAAAGCTCGACATCCAAAGCATCAACGCCCAACAAACCAGACGCTTGCTCGACCGCATCGTGGGGTACAAACTCTCCCCACTTCTAGCTTCCAAGATCCAAAAAGGCCTCAGTGCTGGCCGCGTGCAATCCTCCGCCCTCAAAATCGTCGTCGACCGCGAGCGTGAAATCCGCGCCTTTAAACCTGAAGAGTACTGGAGCTTAGATGCGCTCTTTAACGGCAACGTCGAAGCGCAATTGGTAGAGTTTGAGGGCCAAAAAATCGACAAGATGACCATCTCTCAAGGAGACCGCGCGCGCTACATTGAGACGAACCTCAAAGAGGAAACCTACACTGTTGGTACCATCGAAACCAAAGCACGCAAAACCTCTTCGCCACCACCGTTTATGACCTCCACCTTACAACAAACCGCTTCGTCTATGCTGGGCTTTTCACCTAAGAAAACCATGATGCTCGCCCAAAGCTTGTACGAAGGGGTCAAGACCCACCAAGGTACCCAAGGGGTCATCACCTACATGCGGACAGACTCGTTGAGCCTTGCCAAAGAAGCGGTAGACAAAGCCAGAGAACACATCAAAAGTACCTACGGCACGGCCTATTTGCCTGCCAAGCCCGCTTTTTACAGCACCAAATCCAAAGGCGCCCAAGAAGCCCACGAGGCCATCCGCCCTACGGTCATTGACTTCACTCCCGAAGTCGCCGCCAAGTTTTTAGACAAAGACGAACTCAGACTCTACACCCTCATCTACACCCGATTTCTTGCGTGCCAGATGACTGACGCTCAGTTTGAGTCTCAAACAGTTTTCTTTACATGTAATAAAGGAGTGTTCAAAGCCAGCGGACGCAAACTGGTCTTTGATGGCTTTTACAAAGTCTACGGCAACAGCGACAAAGACAAGCTCCTGCCCACGCTCACCACAGGAGACCGTGCCTTTTTGGACTCGCTTGTGGCCAACCAACACTTTACCGAGCCACCCGCACGTTACTCAGAAGCGAGTTTGATTAAAAAACTCGAAAGCCTTGGCATCGGGCGACCTTCTACTTACGCACCCACGGTCTCCTTGCTCACGGCACGCGATTACATTAATGTAGAAAAAAAACAACTCGTCCCCACCGACACTGCCTTTGTGGTGATTGAACTTTTGGAAAAAAACTTTGCTGAGATTGTCGATAGCAACTTTACCTCGTCCATGGAAGAAAAGCTCGATGAGATTGCAGAAAACAGCCGCGATTGGCAACACGTGCTCAGCGAATTCTACGGGCCTTTCATTGCTCAAATTGAAGAAGGAAAGAAAAATATCGCTAGCCAAAAAGTCGCCATTCCTACTGGCGAAGACTGCCCAGAGTGCGGTGCGCCTTTATTGCAACGCAAAGGGCGCTATGGCGAGTTCATCGCGTGCAGCGCTTTTCCTAAATGCAAATACTCCAAAAACCTCGCCGCTTCGCCCAAAGCCGCACCCGCCAAGCTAGACGTCCCTTGCCCAGAATGCGGCGGCGACATCTTACAACGAAGCTCCAGACGTGGGAAATTTTACGGGTGCGCCAACTACCCCAAGTGCACCTTCATCTCCACCTATGAACCCACCGCTACACCGTGCCCTGAGTGCGGGTACCTCATGGCAGCCAAAACCCTTCGGGGCAAAGCCTTGCTTGAATGTATTAAGTGCAAACATAAGGTAATTCCAGAGTGA
- a CDS encoding motility associated factor glycosyltransferase family protein translates to MEFFETNLSVLDTHNPPLARRLRVVGELKHFEIFMDEGNVASLNAVHTTHFTPLYEGSPAQSVEEDTARYVAFDEHPFLYMYGLGNGMLIKTLLANPKHERIVVVEPEDELAFVVLHMVDFSAELQSGRLALFGQEEVNFPNALALFGHLKEQRYARVYDLHVTTEYYLKCHELALRTTNQVFLEALYHGINAAGNDPTDSLIGLKHHLVNLPKVLKTPPALELFKKLGTTEIAVLVSTGPSLTKQLPLLKRIAPYVRIVAADASFPVLYRAGIKPDVVVSIERVVESAKFFTELPKEAFEGVVFALTSLQHKEVLESIKGGTLQVSLRPLGYMMLTGPDEWGYIGLGMSAANMAYELIYHSKFKTCMLIGQDLAYGEDGTSHAEGHVFGSTNVKEKEADAWVEGWGGVGRVRTNHTWDMFRKFFEKDIAETKARMLTINATEGGASIYGAVEIPFAEAVALHVKQEKVKIPLELRYASQKDAVRIGAEVERKVEEMATYTQALLEETKALFLDVAAASEDEATSATVFEELMVRIEKVKERFEEPLFEKVVWHIAQSMMLSQEISLASLEVQKVETAAQQEEKTRALVEAYKSWLFAFAGIMDAILKTITFAKTRRLIDEVERIDVEVEGKVIDSFTCKELKPTFGRVFDVDMRGILYDMPDMHVGKAAVFKDAKTGKVLPEAFVSVITREDEKYNELSFMKSLEEPIDEEKIKDLYCPNAIGFLATEENLADEEFVGYIKELMERFPDVEFKGFCFGGNIKEFYEIFVDTKKCKALVVGHIESIATTIGFWIHNSKDVKTNAIIKVLPDNYGVLFCYFDGNFEKTIIDLENTYHQSNQLALKKYRLLFGDTKPWITNFYIETLYNGLFEEFGYKECKIDIHSTFKEFNILRISLCLSNFQFYKQLVKLRKLLK, encoded by the coding sequence ATGGAATTTTTTGAAACTAATCTTTCTGTGCTTGATACACACAACCCTCCTCTTGCACGTCGCCTTCGTGTTGTAGGGGAATTAAAACATTTTGAGATTTTTATGGACGAGGGCAATGTCGCCTCGCTCAATGCAGTGCACACAACCCATTTTACCCCTCTTTATGAAGGCTCTCCTGCGCAAAGTGTAGAGGAAGATACTGCGCGTTACGTAGCTTTTGATGAACATCCCTTTCTTTACATGTATGGACTAGGCAATGGGATGCTCATCAAAACGCTACTGGCAAACCCAAAACATGAGCGCATCGTAGTGGTGGAGCCTGAAGATGAGCTGGCGTTTGTAGTGCTGCATATGGTGGATTTTTCTGCTGAGCTTCAAAGCGGAAGGTTGGCACTTTTTGGGCAAGAGGAGGTGAATTTCCCTAATGCTTTGGCCCTCTTTGGGCATTTGAAAGAACAGCGCTACGCAAGGGTGTACGACTTACATGTAACGACAGAGTATTATTTAAAGTGCCATGAACTTGCGCTGAGGACGACCAATCAGGTATTTTTAGAAGCTCTGTATCATGGAATCAATGCGGCTGGAAATGACCCAACCGATAGTCTTATTGGGCTTAAACACCATCTTGTCAATCTTCCCAAGGTGCTCAAAACCCCTCCCGCACTAGAGCTTTTTAAGAAGCTTGGCACGACAGAAATCGCCGTGCTTGTCTCTACGGGCCCTTCGCTTACTAAACAACTTCCTCTTTTAAAACGCATTGCGCCTTATGTGCGCATCGTGGCAGCGGATGCTAGCTTTCCTGTGCTTTACCGTGCGGGCATCAAGCCTGATGTGGTGGTTTCCATAGAGCGGGTGGTGGAAAGTGCGAAGTTTTTCACAGAGCTTCCCAAGGAGGCCTTTGAGGGCGTGGTGTTTGCGCTCACTTCTTTGCAACACAAAGAAGTGCTAGAGAGCATCAAGGGGGGTACTTTACAGGTGAGTTTGCGCCCTCTTGGGTACATGATGCTCACAGGACCCGATGAGTGGGGATACATTGGCCTAGGAATGAGCGCCGCGAATATGGCGTACGAGCTTATCTACCACAGCAAATTTAAAACATGTATGTTGATAGGGCAGGATTTGGCCTACGGGGAAGATGGCACTTCACACGCAGAAGGCCATGTGTTTGGAAGCACTAATGTTAAAGAAAAAGAAGCCGACGCATGGGTTGAAGGCTGGGGTGGGGTAGGGCGTGTACGTACCAACCATACGTGGGACATGTTTCGTAAGTTTTTTGAAAAAGACATAGCAGAGACAAAGGCGCGGATGCTCACCATTAATGCAACAGAAGGCGGAGCGAGCATTTACGGGGCGGTTGAAATCCCTTTTGCTGAGGCTGTGGCTTTACATGTAAAGCAAGAGAAAGTAAAAATACCGCTTGAGTTGCGCTACGCAAGCCAAAAGGATGCAGTGCGCATTGGCGCTGAGGTGGAGCGCAAAGTGGAAGAGATGGCTACGTACACCCAAGCGCTTTTAGAAGAAACCAAGGCGCTTTTTTTGGATGTGGCGGCTGCGAGTGAAGATGAGGCAACAAGTGCGACTGTTTTTGAAGAGTTGATGGTGCGCATAGAAAAAGTCAAAGAGCGCTTTGAAGAGCCGCTTTTTGAAAAAGTGGTGTGGCACATAGCTCAGTCGATGATGCTTTCTCAGGAAATTTCTCTTGCATCCCTTGAAGTGCAAAAGGTCGAAACGGCAGCACAACAAGAGGAGAAAACCCGCGCGCTTGTGGAGGCGTACAAGTCGTGGTTGTTCGCTTTTGCGGGGATTATGGATGCGATTTTAAAGACCATTACCTTTGCTAAAACACGAAGGCTCATCGATGAGGTGGAGCGCATTGACGTCGAAGTGGAAGGCAAGGTGATAGATAGCTTTACATGTAAAGAACTCAAACCCACGTTTGGGCGGGTGTTTGACGTGGATATGCGCGGGATTTTGTACGACATGCCAGACATGCATGTGGGCAAAGCCGCGGTTTTTAAAGACGCCAAAACGGGCAAGGTGCTGCCAGAAGCGTTCGTGAGCGTCATCACACGAGAGGATGAGAAATACAATGAACTCAGCTTCATGAAAAGCCTCGAAGAGCCCATCGACGAAGAGAAGATAAAAGACCTCTACTGTCCCAACGCCATCGGGTTCTTGGCCACGGAAGAAAATCTGGCGGATGAGGAGTTTGTGGGGTATATTAAAGAGTTGATGGAGCGATTTCCTGATGTGGAGTTTAAGGGGTTTTGTTTTGGTGGAAATATAAAAGAGTTTTACGAAATTTTTGTCGACACTAAAAAATGCAAGGCTTTAGTTGTTGGCCACATAGAGAGTATTGCAACAACAATAGGTTTTTGGATTCACAATAGTAAAGATGTGAAAACCAATGCTATCATAAAAGTTTTGCCTGATAATTATGGTGTTTTATTTTGTTACTTTGATGGTAATTTTGAAAAAACAATCATCGACTTAGAAAATACATACCATCAAAGCAATCAGCTTGCTTTAAAAAAATACAGGTTACTTTTTGGGGATACAAAACCATGGATTACGAATTTTTATATAGAAACGCTCTATAATGGCCTTTTTGAGGAGTTTGGCTACAAGGAGTGCAAAATAGACATACATTCAACTTTTAAAGAGTTTAATATATTAAGAATCTCTTTATGTCTCTCAAATTTTCAGTTTTATAAACAACTTGTTAAATTGAGAAAATTACTCAAATAA